The proteins below come from a single Candidatus Poribacteria bacterium genomic window:
- a CDS encoding CoA transferase — MAGVRIVSVEQFGAGPWGTMMLADLGAEILKIENPETGGDVARYVPPYTAEKDSVYFQSFNRNKKSITLNLQHADTTEVFHRLVSISDGVFNNLRGDLPAKLGLDYAALGKVKPSIVCCSLSAFGRSGSRAAEPGYDYLMQGYAGWMSITGEPDSPPQKTGLSLVDLSAGVMAALGLMSAILRARDTGLGCDVDVSLFDTALSQLGYVGAWHLTKGYQPQRMADSSHPSQVPFQVMPTKDNWIVVACAKENFYQSLVRILGAPELTHDPRFRSFADRLENRDTLVPILKNLFRQRTTAEWLELLKGEVPCAPVNTVEEAFRDPQVAEDEMILEIPHPEFGVARQVASPIKISNSKAEHRRGPQLGEHTDEVLGNYLNMSPQEIQTLRQKGAL, encoded by the coding sequence CTGGCGGGGGTGCGAATTGTCTCGGTCGAACAGTTCGGCGCAGGTCCATGGGGGACGATGATGCTCGCAGACTTGGGAGCAGAAATCCTCAAGATTGAAAACCCCGAAACAGGTGGAGATGTGGCGCGTTATGTCCCGCCCTATACCGCTGAGAAGGATAGCGTCTATTTTCAGAGTTTCAACCGGAACAAAAAGAGTATCACCTTGAATCTGCAACACGCCGATACAACCGAGGTCTTCCACCGGCTGGTCTCCATTTCGGACGGCGTTTTCAACAACCTGCGCGGCGACCTGCCTGCCAAACTCGGCTTGGACTACGCAGCCCTCGGCAAGGTGAAGCCATCAATCGTGTGCTGCTCCCTCTCCGCCTTCGGGCGCAGCGGCTCCCGCGCCGCCGAGCCGGGATACGATTACCTGATGCAGGGATACGCCGGCTGGATGAGCATAACGGGCGAACCCGATTCTCCACCACAGAAGACCGGACTATCCTTAGTCGACCTGAGCGCGGGCGTGATGGCGGCCCTCGGTTTGATGAGTGCCATTCTGCGGGCGCGGGACACCGGTTTGGGCTGCGATGTCGATGTGAGTCTATTCGACACCGCTCTGTCGCAATTGGGTTATGTAGGGGCTTGGCACCTCACAAAAGGCTATCAACCGCAACGAATGGCAGACTCATCACATCCATCTCAGGTGCCGTTTCAGGTGATGCCGACAAAGGACAACTGGATTGTCGTGGCGTGTGCAAAGGAAAACTTCTACCAAAGCCTAGTGCGGATTCTCGGCGCACCGGAATTGACCCACGACCCACGCTTTCGCAGTTTCGCAGATCGGTTGGAGAATCGTGACACACTGGTGCCGATTCTGAAAAACCTGTTCCGCCAGCGAACAACCGCCGAGTGGTTAGAGCTGCTCAAGGGCGAAGTCCCGTGCGCCCCTGTAAACACCGTCGAAGAGGCATTCCGTGACCCACAGGTGGCTGAAGATGAAATGATACTTGAGATTCCACATCCGGAATTCGGCGTTGCGCGTCAGGTAGCAAGCCCGATTAAGATCAGCAATTCCAAGGCTGAACATCGTCGTGGACCACAACTAGGCGAGCATACGGACGAAGTGCTTGGAAATTATCTCAACATGTCCCCCCAAGAGATTCAGACACTCCGTCAGAAGGGAGCGCTTTAG